The DNA segment gtcgggtcaaacttcttaataaaaagtcaaatgaGTCAGTTTTTACTAATAAATTCATAACTGATAATACagaagttatggaacatgttttaacacttaaataacttggtaattaatataagaacatgtttaagcatgatcaacccgacaattccgagtttaggctcggttcgcaaccgaaagtcgcaaaggtagacttttgctttgactttcagttctgacccgatttagcttagtttagatatgccttagagaTCTTTTAGGACCAGGGTATatattagtataaccctctgtgattatacaacttggttcctaatTTATCCGATTCATTGCATGTTTCcattatatgcttaaatgttgaccattatgcccttttgaccttaaaacgagatttttgaaaacgTGAGAGGATataaacctttattactgatttataaacttgccctaaaaatttgacatcagtttgagggcTAGATTAAGAGTTATTCTCAATAGCGTAAAtggaaagctttttattaattaaacgacattattagcatatagcctatctaaacccgaattttgacaccaaaccttttacccactaatatagtataatatttttggatttttgaagatttttatttatttttaggcttagcataacatagggttctagctttgattcggtaattgtcggttatacccttttcttgaataaaatgagttttacaaatcattttgataccaaaccttttgatactgatcttatatgataaataaaatattttaagctttctggaatgataaaaatattagcttttcttataaaacccggaaatcgcttaaaaccgtcTTTTTTACGCGTTTAAAGCGCATAatatgagttaaaactattttaaatatataagacttaacacctactgatatttttagtaaatttttatattctaacagtaagcaaaagttttaaactcagatttccagatttaacctttaaagcttatgtgaaataaccaaaatgccccttcggtgcatagtttggttataaataataaatttcacatatatgcaataccctactgatataacttattaaattaagtatttttactgattatatcagacctaaACCTTAGATTAATatataaactcttttataacctttaaaatgaccaaaataccccttcagggttaaatttgagtttaaattcgttttgggcataatgaaaggtatcttactgatatcacaacatattttaaggcatattaacttaggaaacctgtatatgactcttattgtgacaaccctcaccaaatcaggtatccgtacgacttaattaatatttaattactgcttaattactgtgcttgcttgaaattatggataaactgctacctgaatactgatacatgcacatacttgcatcatactttatttgctgtcactccattatttacatacagaactttagtgacaaccttgatgcacaaaagcacagtagcacaatgaacggataacctattaaacgtgctgacatagctagcaccaggcaggtactgcctctaaggcctgtatgagccagagatagtttactacactagtagagagtgtagggataagagggttgtagaactgcgtcactaggtgatagttacagtgaccggatgtgcctaaaacgtactctaagtacaaaactcagcactttaaatgaaaattcagcatttagctaactaataaagtgccaaaacatgagaaaaatattactagacactttccaaagtgtcgggaataagttgtgtcactaaaaatagtaataacgacactttaaagctttgttaagcactttaacggatccctatccaaccgaacaaccggactttacccggaacataaaaatatggcCATTAACACtgttttctttttctgagccagttagggtccccgaataccctaacacccgtcacaACTTACTACACGCTAGTAACCGGATTAATTTCCTACTTATCTAACTATAGCCTAACTATGTAGTTGGAAACCAACCATAAGACCCCCCTCCCCCTAACCGAGTTCGTCCCCTAGGGGGACACCTTTGTCCTTTGCTTGATTATTTAAATCATGGATGTCTAATATCTAGTTAACATGAGAACCATTGGGTAATTAGCATGAGTTTTGTCTATAAGTAACCACCTTAAACCTTCATATTCTCATCACCACAACTCAACCTCACTctactctctccctctctttgaaCTCTCGGCTGAACACACACACCCACACCCATCCATTTTCGAGCTTTGATCTTGCCTTTCCAAGTATCTACAAGTGTTAAGGATTGCGTATAAggaagcttttttttttttgggtaaagggttaccccggtaaattttataaatcaacgAAGTTAAGTACAAGGGTGTGTCAAAGCGAACACACctactagacttggcataccaagactaggaaacaaaacacaaaaacagCCAAACATACTAAACAAACAGCCACAAACAAAACAGCCAAACGAAACAAGCGAATCACACGAGCAACTATCGACTTCAACTTCTAGCCCGGATCTAGTTCCTCTTCATCGGAATAAATCTTCCATGCCTTTAGTACTCTATTCCGAGCTGCGCTACCACGGAACTTGAATCCCATAAGCTTTAACCGGGCTGTGTTCTTGATTAATTCTGTCACCGCTTCAGCCGACTTGTGGGTATGAGAGAATAGTCTAGCATTTCGTTCTTGCCATATAAAATATGTCTTAGCCGCAATCAGAATCTTGCCCACAATAACGTTCGTCTTCTTTGAGGAAGCCATTTGTTCCATCCATGCAAAGACGGATGCCCAAGAGTCATTAACATTCTCCAAACTAACCATAGTTTTAACATTATTCCACACTTACGACGCAAAGCTGCATTGGAAGAATAAGTGGTCACGTGAGTCACGATCATAACGACAAAGCGGACAACACATAAGTCTTAGGTTCGTTGCACTCCCCGCTTCCCAAATCATAAGGCGATCCTGAGTTTTGAGTTTATTTCGTATAACCAGCCACATATGGAACGAGCGTCTTGGAATACATTGGGAAAACCATATCATGTTGAACCAAGAGACCGTATCACTCCGACTCCTAATATTATTCCAAACTTCCTTAGAGCTGAAATAACTATCTTTACCATCCAAGTCTTTCCACGTAGGTTTATCCGGTACGTTGTGAACAAGAGATGGTGGTTGTAAGTTTATCAACACAGGAAACAAGTCATACTAAGCCGCCGGCCATCGCCATTGGCCCGAAGCATCAACTATATCAGCAACTGTAGAGTGCATATTGAAACCCACATTAGTGATGGTTCTCGGCGTGATGAAAGTACTGATCGGACTCAAGGGGCACCAGTTATCACACCATGCATTAGTCTGAACACCACTTCTGATAGACATACCCATGTAAGGACGAACCAAATTTCGGATGGATAAGATTTTACGCCATCCCCAGCTCACCCTACCCCTGCACGGAACCTCCCAAAAACTTCTACCCTTTAGCTTGTACGAATGGATCCACCGAACCCAAAGAGACTCTCTGTGAGTAATAATACTCCATATGTGGTTTGTCATGAGAGCCTTATTAACATCCCCAACATTTCGAATACCTAAGCCTCCCTCATTCTTTGGCAAACAAACATCGGACCAAGCAACTTTGGCACGAATTCTGCCAGAAGAACCAGCATTCCATAAAAAACGACGCATCCTCTTTTCCAACTCAGAAATTACCCGAGTAGGGAGGATAAAAACTGAAGCCCAGTAGATATGCATTGAAGATAATACGGAGCTTATGAGTTGAAGGCGGCCCGCAAAAGACAAAGACTTAGAAATCCAGCTCATGATTTTGCTCGCCATACGATCAATCAAGATtttacaatctttaaaaataagttttgtggATATAAGAGGCACCCCAAGATATCTAACCGGAAGATTACCTTCTTGGAAAGACATCAACGAAAGAATCTGTTGCTTCACCAAAGAAGGCACATTTGAAAAATAGGCCGTACTCTTGGTTGGGCTCGGTACTAACCCTGACCAACTAGTAAACATTTCCAAAGCATCTCTAACCTTCTTCACCGAGCAAATGTCAGCATGGACAAACATAAACAAATCGTCCGCAAAGGATACGTTGATAATTCTCTGCTTAGCACACTGATGATGGAATTTAAATGACGAGTTTAAGTCAGCCGCCTGTTGCAGTAATAGAGATAGCACTTCCATGATAAGGGTAAATAAATAAGGCGACATTGGATCGCCGTGTCTCAACCCCCTCTTCCCCTTGAAAAAACCATGAAGGTCACCATTAACAGACAATGAGTAGGAAGCCGTGGAAACACACATCATAATCCACTGAACCATACGATGATTGAATCCAAAACGAATAAGGATAGCTTTCAAAAAAGACCAACTAACCGTATCATATGCTTTCTGAATTTCTATTTTAAAAGCACATCTCGCAGGGCCTCTATTCAAGTGATAGTTGTGCATCAGCTCCTGAGTTAGGAGAATATTATCTGAGATTTTCCTTCCCGGCACAAAGGCTGACTGATTAATGCTGACAAGAGCCCCCAAACTCCCTTTAATCCTATCCGTGATTATCTTGCTAATACATTTATAGAGCACGTTACAACATGAAATAGGTCGATAATCCAAAACAGAGTCCGGAATGTCTTTCTTAGGAATCAAAGCTAGGATCGTGTGATTTAATTGCTTGAGGAGTTTCCCATTATCAAAAAAATCAAGAACCGCATCCGTAACTTCATTACCGATAATATCCCAAGCCTTCTTGAAAAAAGCTGACGTATACCCATCAGGACCCGGGGCTTTATTTTCACCAATGTTAAACATAGCCGCTTTGACTTCCTCTCTAGTAACTTGTCGAACCATATTAGAAGCATCTTCATGGCTAAGGACATTAACAAAAATACTATCCAAATTAATGGAAGTTACCTGGTCCTCAACACCAAGAAAGTTGGAGTAGTGATTGACTAGAGCAGCCGCAACCCTACTACCTTCATGACGGATCCCCGAAGTATCTTTAACACTATGAATTTTGTTTCTCGCATTACGGCTTTTCACCACATTGTGGAAATATTTCGTATTAGAGTCTCTAGCACATAACCATTCAACTTTTGACTTTTGTTTGAAGAAACATTCCTCATCATAAGCAGCAGACtgaaactcttgaagacatgtcGCTTCAAATTGACGGAGATTGCCATCCAACGGACTCTTGTCAACAAGAACTTGAATCTCATCCAGCTTTTTCCTAAGCTCCGACACCTAGCATGTAAGTTTCCCTGGTTGAATAAGATCTTCCTTAAGTGCGGTTTAAGATTACTAAGCTTCTTTGTAACCGAAAACATATTAACCCCATTCCTGATCCACACACTTCAAAAATTCCGGTTTGGAAGCGATGAAGTTAGGAAACTTGAAAGGTTGGATTTTCTTCTCATTCACGGCCCCCATCTTCAAGATACAAGGCGTATGGTCCGAGACTCGAAAAGGATGGTACATGAAAAAAGCATTCGGACACAAATCCAAGAACTGAATATTACCCATGACTCTATCTATCTTTTTAAGAAGACCCACTCCATCTTTTGGTTTTTGGTTCCAAGTAAACTGAAGATCGTGCCCCTGAATATCCAACAACTCCAAAAACTGAACACAATCTTTAAACTCACACATGCTTATCGTTTGTTGAGATGTTCCATAGAGAGAATCCTCAAGCTGAAGAGTAGCATTAAAATCCCCCATAACAACCCATGGTTTATCATGACATAAGCTTTTATGATTACGTAAACTCTCCGAGAGACTTCTGCGATCTTGATACTTATTTTCTGCGTACACAAAAGAGCAGAATAAAACTTTTTTATGAGTCTTATCCAGCATCTGCGTATGAATAACTTGATCAGTTTGAGCAAGCACCATAAGATCCACCACATCAGAATCCCAACCCAAAATTATTCGGGTGCCCCTACTACATAAACCCCCATTAGACGTCCAGTTCCAATTCCGAAAGACACTATTACAGATGGTTCCTAGCTTCGTCACATTCACATGTGATTCTAAAATTGCAcaaacttttaacttattttcagCAAGAACTTTACGAACTTCGCTTTGTTTCAGGGGGCGGTTGAAACCCCTTATATTCCAAGACATAATGCTATCCATTAATACCTGCTTGTCCGGGAGTGCTTACCCCCTCAGAAACATGACTCTGGTCAGCTTTCATGAATGCGGCCATTTCCGTCTGTAAGGTTTCCTCTACCTCATTCTCAGATCGAGTGGGCTTCCCATTCCCATTTTTTAAATTCTGCCTCAGCTCCTTATTCAACCCGATAACGGCTATAGTCTCTTCCAAATCGTTACTTGCCAAAGCTTCAAACGCATTACCAGTTTTCACATTAGCATTTTTGCTATTATCCGAAGTATCCTCCTTAGTGCCAGAGGCACTTGCTCCTGACTTATTCATCTTAGGTTTGTAGATAAATTTCTGcttttgtcttttctgcatcatACCCACTCTCGCCACCTTCCTCTTATCAATAGTAAACCCCTCCTTATCCACAACCGCTTGTTTAGCTTTATTATTAACTTTCTTGGCACATGTCTGATCGTTGTGGCCAAAAATACAACACAAAGAGCATCTCTGTGGCTGCCATTCATACTCCACTTTCACCTTTTCTGTGATGTATCCCTCTCCCTCCAGTTTCGGAATAGCAACAATGATATGATCTTTTAGTTCATTCTCCGCATCTATTTCAATTAGAGCCCTTGGAAAACTGCTCATTCCCCAGTTATCCGCACAAATATCCGCCGTATACCCATCTAACCTTTTCGGGGTTCCTATCTTAGAAGCCAACAAACTCAAGCCATCATCCGTATAAATAGCAATCGGAACGTTATACATCTTAACCCATACTGGGATCGACTTAATACCCTCTTTTCTTAAACTGACATCTGGAGACCAGACATTCAAAAACAACGACACTTTCCTGATCAACCATGGTCCCCCTTCCAAGACTTTAGCCATGCCCCCTTTTGtatcaaacttaaagaaaaagaaaccatCCTTATTCATCATAATTTTAGAGAAACCATGCTTAGCCCACGCATTTTTCGCATAATAATCCACAACAGGAAAAGGTAATCGATTGCCCAAACAATAGCCATACAAAACATTCTCAAATTTGTCCTGGACCTTTTTAATTACCTCACGAGGAATAAGCACATCAGCATCCTGAACCGTCTCTGTAGCATCCAACTTACGGAAGTTAACCTCTCTTTTCAGCGATGTTTGCATTTTAACCTTGTCCGCATAAGATAAGTTGGGTATGTCCTTCACCACATTACTCGAACTAGGGATTGCATGGGAATCCATCTTGGCAGCCGTAAATCCACCTCCATATCCCCACGTAGCATCCAATTCCACAGGCTTCGAAATCTCAAACAACCCATCTATCACCGATACATT comes from the Helianthus annuus cultivar XRQ/B chromosome 4, HanXRQr2.0-SUNRISE, whole genome shotgun sequence genome and includes:
- the LOC110933411 gene encoding uncharacterized protein LOC110933411 → MEGKSDGVKPLDHRSPGNEDNTPPVRGIGLQVTNIEGNPMLPRRGMYSTSNVSVIDGLFEISKPVELDATWGYGGGFTAAKMDSHAIPSSSNVVKDIPNLSYADKVKMQTSLKREVNFRKLDATETVQDADVLIPREVIKKVQDKFENVLYGYCLGNRLPFPVVDYYAKNAWAKHGFSKIMMNKDGFFFFKFDTKGGMAKVLEGGPWLIRKVSLFLNVWSPDVSLRKEGIKSIPVWVKMYNVPIAIYTDDGLSLLASKIGTPKRLDGYTADICADNWGMSSFPRALIEIDAENELKDHIIVAIPKLEGEGYITEKVKVEYEWQPQRCSLCCIFGHNDQTCAKKVNNKAKQAVVDKEGFTIDKRKVARVGMMQKRQKQKFIYKPKMNKSGASASGTKEDTSDNSKNANVKTGNAFEALASNDLEETIAVIGLNKELRQNLKNGNGKPTRSENEVEETLQTEMAAFMKADQSHVSEGVSTPGQAESHVNVTKLGTICNSVFRNWNWTSNGGLCSRGTRIILGWDSDVVDLMVLAQTDQVIHTQMLDKTHKKVLFCSFVYAENKYQDRRSLSESLRNHKSLCHDKPWVVMGDFNATLQLEDSLYGTSQQTISMCEFKDCVQFLELLDIQGHDLQFTWNQKPKDGVSELRKKLDEIQVLVDKSPLDGNLRQFEATCLQEFQSAAYDEECFFKQKSKVEWLCARDSNTKYFHNVVKSRNARNKIHSVKDTSGIRHEGSRVAAALVNHYSNFLGVEDQVTSINLDSIFVNVLSHEDASNMVRQVTREEVKAAMFNIGENKAPGPDGYTSAFFKKAWDIIGNEVTDAVLDFFDNGKLLKQLNHTILALIPKKDIPDSVLDYRPISCCNVLYKCISKIITDRIKGSLGALVSINQSAFVPGRKISDNILLTQELMHNYHLNRGPARCAFKIEIQKAYDTVSWSFLKAILIRFGFNHRMVQWIMMCVSTASYSLSVNGDLHGFFKGKRGLRHGDPMSPYLFTLIMEVLSLLLQQAADLNSSFKFHHQCAKQRIINVSFADDLFMFVHADICSVKKVRDALEMFTSWSGLVPSPTKSTAYFSNVPSLVKQQILSLMSFQEGNLPVRYLGVPLISTKLIFKDCKILIDRMASKIMSWISKSLSFAGRLQLISSVLSSMHIYWASVFILPTRVISELEKRMRRFLWNAGSSGRIRAKVAWSDVCLPKNEGGLGIRNVGDVNKALMTNHIWSIITHRESLWVRWIHSYKLKGRSFWEVPCRGRVSWGWRKILSIRNLVRPYMGMSIRSGVQTNAWCDNWCPLSPISTFITPRTITNVGFNMHSTVADIVDASGQWRWPAA